In Strigops habroptila isolate Jane chromosome 6, bStrHab1.2.pri, whole genome shotgun sequence, a single genomic region encodes these proteins:
- the ZNF292 gene encoding zinc finger protein 292 isoform X2 gives MADEEAEQESGSLGGDLLEMQRLRERLLELETGLRESPEPAVQAATEYCTQLCQTLLEYAQKWKTSEDPLPLLEVYTVAIRSYVKARPYLTSECENVAFVLERLALSCIELLLCLPIDLPDNKWEEFQAFVQLAHKSLMENGSQELHILTTLTQEKGAWKNPVLCGILSQEQLDPDKVNDFLVFEGPVLLDMRIKHLMKTKQITQATALAKLCSDHPEISAKGNFKQTYLVCLCSGSPNEKLMEEISEVDCKDALEMICNLESDGDEKSALILCAAFLSRQLQQGEMYCAWELTLFWSKLQQRVEPSIQVYLERCRQLSVLTKTVYHIFFLIKVINSEIDGAGLATCIELCVKALRLESSENADVKISICKTISCLLPDDLEVKRACQLSEFLLEPTVDAYYAVEMLYNQPDQKYDEENLPIPNSLRCELLLVLKTQWPFDPEFWDWKTLKRQCLALMGEEASIVSSIDELNDSEVYEKLEDCQEETKEASMNGLAGTFDEATSLLKGIGDEKQKKREIKKLRERGFISARFRNWQAYMQYCVLCDKEFLGHRIVRHAQKHYKDGIYSCPICAENFNSKENFVPHVTLHVKNSSKERLAAMKPLKRLGRPPKIATANENQKTDPVSKQEQRPIKKNSLYSTDFIVFNDNDGSDDENNDKDKPYIPEIVPVQKPLPVNEFTCPVSFCKKGFKYFKNLIAHAKGHKDNEEAKRFLEMQSKKVICQYCRRHFVSVTHLNDHLQMHCGSKPYICIQMKCKAGFNSYAELLTHRKEHQVFRAKCMFPKCGRVFSEAYLLYDHEAQHYNTFTCKVTSCGKVYRSQNELEKHVEDHSKQPEAVQQPEAVQQPESQTNQPDPGQPANASENTDGVAVKEELTSPPADNPGSFTEGENIVWNEVKAEPAGNESVNASAIVLQQSDSLPNDAALEKSPIGSVKAEAAVPASGIKVPAVNQKIRDNFVKRENGPMSLFPSTAENPPNSVFSQVENNTNNFSSQLEGNGSSAFTKEETVVQLFPSRLGNENNFNETSSQDPASEKVKKDRGRDLNGKERKPKHNKRAKWPAIIRDGKFICSRCFRVFTNPRSLGGHLSKRSYCKPLEGSEISAEALQANGQSLLASMILSSNSLNLQQPQESAFNPETCFKDPSFLQFLAAENRSTALLQTVFPRASVTNFNTGGNEEGNQIIKQALETAGIPSTFDNAEVLPHIVPTSCVSATTQINAAVLPNSAASPLVQTACNPTTLLTDQNRTVTTKIAPVCRRLPVFTKGDLRSFENGVCPDSFSNPVPAAQNVAGDSSRVSVISSPNDPGSSNLNKKGTSASKKKKKVTMPLLAPNTSPKVAVNNTVVGLLTKSTEGNVQMQGEGFQSNLLANCGSQVVENLTQKLNNVDNQLFMTSIKENFKTDLEAHTTLPPLTVKNENGDSQMVAVNSCVQANSENKISEDSVLQNFEKTLEMLKTALNTDILEVKTEIQDTVSASGQNSQVNNAQASLGDSAHSVKLPQFAVHVGNVTAAKSSAAQSETSQKDDTQMLEIMERLQKLKLDDDPPIPISQTVTQCPPTDTLAPGVPVVATENKTLIQLSSEASNIQFSDKVNKPFVCQDPGCSYSAMTKDALFKHYGKIHQYSAEMILEIKKHQLKYAPFKCVVATCPKTFTRNSNLRAHCQLVHHFTTDEMVKLKIKRPYGRRSQNEPVNTAPRPVEIKTLHPLTIGTKTAAPLVKEAQTKEVIEPVIVLEKLLPENIPERLEKPPQVISVLPEQHNAVSFGSTQAEAKLHKVRRFRKEKDDRKRRKPVPKSLEFPTRYSPYRPYRCVHQGCFAAFTIQQNLILHYQAVHKSDLPAFSAEVEEENDPGREERDEAETKPVVREFRCEVSDCSRIFQEVTGLIQHYMKLHDMTPEQIGNMKPAPEVRRFSCDQSQCKSSFTAYLNYVVHLEADHGIKIRPNKVEDDGVFRCDCEGCDRVYATRSNLLRHIFNKHNDRHKDHLIRPRRLTPDQENNSSKANQEKPLKSKERPLKNRLGKECNRLSGKTKLKKNLNLDNKNSKGIQVEENTGYSLKRGKHVYSIKARNDALLECTSRFITQYPCMIKGCSSVVTSESNIIRHYKCHKLSKAFTSQHRNLLIVSKKLSVLPVKEDSCEQEETEKKSDVKEPEPSVIVSNNDSSTTTLPQKETEKGEKDEVDELTELFITKLINEDCSSAENQAKISSSVNSDLPETNSCPSEKQKTNLKRANKEKNVSQSKRRKVEKPEEVPPADVSSAHREEETAVAIQTAEEQPAAFDWSSFKPMGFEASFLKFLEESAVKQKKTTERDCHSAGTKKGSHSNARKHNEKTSVASSNVTWSCSENETLIPFANPSQLPCGDNVKIVLDKTFVRIVLEKTFKDCTERVLRQLQEMKPVVTLRKTEGHWEDNPEVLAAEVTVKGPKEGESKY, from the exons ACTTTGCTGGAATATGCACAAAAGTGGAAAACATCAGAAGACCCTCTGCCCCTGCTGGAGGTGTATACAGTGGCTATCCGAAGTTATGTTAAAGCACGACCTTATCTTACCTCTGAGTGTGAAAATGTAGCCTTTGTGCTCGAACGTTTAGCACT AAGCTGTATTGAACTTCTACTGTGTCTGCCTATTGATTTACCTGACAATAAATGGGAAGAATTCCAGGCTTTTGTGCAG cTTGCTCACAAAAGCTTGATGGAAAATGGCAGCCAGGAACTGCACATTTTAACTACTCTTACCCAAGAGAAGGGAGCGTGGAAGAACCCAGTGTTGTGTGGTATTCTTTCCCAGGAACAGTTGGATCCAGATAAag tGAATGACTTTTTAGTGTTTGAAGGCCCCGTCCTGCTGGATATGCGTATTAAGCACctgatgaaaacaaagcaaataacaCAGGCTACTGCCCTGGCAAAACTCTGCTCTGACCATCCAGAAATCAGTGCGAAAGGCAATTTCAAGCAAACCTACCTGGTCTGTCTTTGCTCAGGATCACCAAATGAAAAGCTAATGGAAGAA ATCTCAGAAGTGGATTGCAAAGATGCGCTAGAAATGATCTGTAACCTAGAATCCGATGGAGATGAAAAAAGTGCTCTGATTTTATGTGCAGCATTTTTATCTCGccagctgcagcaaggagagATGTACTGTGCCTG GGAACTGACTCTTTTCTGGAGTAAACTGCAGCAAAGGGTAGAGCCTTCTATTCAAGTGTATCTAGAGAGATGTCGTCAACTGTCTGTGTTAACTAAGACTGTTtatcacattttcttcctgattaAAGTAATTAATTCTGAG ATTGATGGTGCTGGACTTGCGACCTGCATTGAGCTGTGTGTGAAAGCATTGCGCTTGGAATCCAGTGAAAATGCAGATGTCAAGATATCTATTTGCAAGACTATCTCCTGCCTGCTTCCAGATGATTTGGAGGTCAAACGTGCTTGTCAGCTGAGTGAATTTCTTCTTGAACCCACTGTGGATGCATATTATGCTGTTGAAATGCTATACAATCAGCCTGACCAGAAGTATGATGAAGAGAATCTTCCAATACCAAATTCTTTGCGCTGTGAACTCTTACTTGTACTGAAAACTCAGTGGCCTTTTGATCCAGAATTCTGGGACTGGAAAACTCTGAAGCGTCAGTGTCTGGCACTTATGGGAGAGGAGGCGTCCATCGTGTCATCAATAGACGAACTAAACGATAGTGAAGTTTATGAGAAGCTTGAGGATTGCCAAGAAGAGACTAAAGAAGCTTCTATGAATGGACTTGCTGGCACTTTTGATGAAGCTACAAGCCTTCTTAAGGGTATtggagatgaaaagcagaaaaagagagaaattaaaaaactcAGAGAGAGGGGGTTCATATCAGCTAGATTTAGGAACTGGCAAGCTTATATGCAGTATTGTGTGTTATGCGACAAAGAATTCCTTGGACATAGAATAGTCAGGCATGCACAAAAACATTACAAAGATGGAATTTACAGTTGCCCTATTTGTGCCGAAAATTTCAATTCTAAAGAAAACTTTGTTCCCCATGTAACTCTGCATGTTAAAAATTCCAGCAAGGAGAGATTGGCTGCTATGAAACCACTGAAAAGACTGGGAAGACCTCCTAAAATAGCAACTGCCAATGAGAATCAGAAAACTGATCCTGTATCTAAACAGGAGCAGCGACCCATTAAGAAGAACAGTCTTTATTCAACGGACTTCATTGTGTTTAATGATAACGATGGCTCAGATGATGAAAACAATGACAAAGATAAACCTTACATACCAGAGATAGTGCCAGTtcagaagcctctccctgttAACGAATTCACCTGCCCTGTATCATTTTgtaaaaaaggttttaaatattttaaaaacctcaTAGCACATGCAAAGGGACACAAAGACAATGAAGAAGCGAAACGTTTtcttgaaatgcaaagcaaaaaagtgATTTGCCAGTACTGTAGACGACATTTCGTGAGTGTTACTCACCTGAATGATCACTTACAAATGCACTGTGGCAGCAAGCCTTATATCTGCATTCAGATGAAATGTAAGGCTGGCTTTAATAGTTATGCTGAGCTGCTGACGCATAGGAAAGAGCATCAAGTCTTCAGAGCAAAGTGTATGTTTCCTAAATGTGGCAGAGTGTTCTCCGAAGCCTATTTACTCTATGATCACGAAGCACAACACTATAATACCTTTACGTGCAAAGTCACAAGCTGTGGAAAAGTATACCGTTCTCAGAACGAACTGGAAAAGCACGTTGAGGATCACAGCAAGCAGCCTGAAGCGGTGCAGCAGCCTGAAGCAGTGCAGCAGCCTGAAAGCCAGACTAACCAGCCTGATCCCGGACAACCTGCTAACGCTAGTGAAAATACTGACGGAGTTGCTGTTAAAGAGGAATTGACATCTCCTCCGGCTGACAACCCAGGTAGTTTTACCGAAGGAGAAAACATTGTGTGGAATGAAGTCAAAGCAGAACCGGCAGGGAATGAAAGTGTAAATGCATCAGCAATTGTGCTGCAGCAAAGCGATTCCTTGCCTAATGATGCTGCTTTGGAGAAGTCTCCTATAGGTTCAGTGAAGGCAGAAGCGGCAGTTCCAGCAAGTGGCATTAAGGTGCCTGCTGTTAACCAGAAGATCCGAGATAACTTCGTAAAAAGAG AAAACGGTCCAATGTCTCTCTTTCCATCGACAGCAGAGAATCCTCCAAATTCAGTCTTCTCGCAAGtggaaaataacacaaataacTTTTCATCACAACTAGAAGGGAACGGTAGCTCTGCTTTCACGAAAGAGGAGACTGTTGTTCAGCTATTTCCCTCACGACTGGGTAATGAAAATAACTTCAATGAAACTAGTTCTCAAGATCCGGCttcagaaaaggtgaaaaaagatCGTGGCCGGGACCtaaatgggaaagaaaggaagccAAAACATAACAAGCGGGCCAAGTGGCCAGCAATAATTAGGGATGGCAAATTTATCTGTAGCAGGTGTTTCAGAGTTTTCACTAATCCTAGATCACTTGGTGGTCACTTATCTAAGAGGTCTTATTGTAAGCCTCTTGAAGGATCAGAAATTTCTGCAGAAGCTCTGCAGGCCAATGGACAGTCTCTGCTTGCCAGCATGATTCTTTCCTCAAATTCATTAAACTTGCAGCAACCCCAGGAGTCTGCCTTCAATCCAGAGACGTGTTTTAAAGATCCATCATTCCTCCAGTTCCTTGCTGCTGAAAATCGTTCCACGGCCTTATTGCAGACTGTGTTTCCACGGGCCAGTGTGACTAACTTCAATACCGGTGGGAATGAGGAAGGAAATCAGATTATAAAACAAGCCTTGGAAACTGCAGGCATCCCGAGTACCTTTGATAATGCAGAAGTGCTTCCACACATAGTTCCAACAAGTTGTGTCAGTGCTACGACTCAGATAAATGCGGCTGTCCTCCCCAACTCAGCCGCGTCTCCACTGGTGCAGACAGCCTGTAACCCCACTACCCTGCTAACAGACCAAAACAGGACCGTCACCACCAAAATTGCTCCAGTGTGCAGGCGTTTGCCTGTTTTTACGAAAGGGGACTTAAGGAGTTTTGAAAATGGTGTATGTCCTGACTCATTTTCGAATCCTGTTCCAGCAGCGCAAAACGTTGCAGGGGACAGTTCACGAGTTTCGGTTATTAGTAGTCCCAACGATCCAGGATCAAGCAACTTGAATAAGAAGGGAACCAGTGCTtcaaagaagaagaagaaagtaacTATGCCCTTGCTTGCACCCAACACATCACCGAAAGTAGCAGTAAATAATACAGTGGTGGGACTTCTAACCAAAAGCACTGAAGGAAACGTGCAAATGCAGGGAGAAGGTTTTCAGTCCAACTTGCTAGCCAATTGTGGCTCTCAAGTGGTGGAAAACCTCACGCAGAAACTCAACAATGTTGACAATCAGTTATTCATGACCAGTATCAAAGAGAATTTCAAAACAGACCTCGAGGCTCATACAACACTCCCTCCTTTAacagtaaaaaatgaaaatggagatTCCCAAATGGTGGCTGTGAATTCTTGTGTGCAAGCAAATTCAGAGAACAAGATTTCGGAAGACAGTGTTCTGCAGAACTTTGAAAAAACTCTGGAAATGCTTAAAACTGCTTTGAATACAGACATACTTGAggtgaaaactgaaattcaggaTACTGTCAGTGCTTCCGGACAGAACTCGCAAGTCAATAACGCACAGGCTTCTTTGGGAGATTCTGCACATAGCGTAAAACTGCCGCAGTTTGCCGTGCACGTGGGGAATGTCACTGCTGCAAAGAGTAGCGCTGCTCAGTCTGAGACATCTCAAAAGGATGATACTCAAATGTTGGAAATTATGGAGCGCTTGCAAAAACTGAAACTAGATGATGATCCACCCATTCCCATCTCCCAGACTGTTACCCAGTGTCCTCCAACTGATACACTAGCACCAGGAGTTCCTGTTGTAGcgactgaaaataaaaccctcaTCCAGCTGTCTTCAGAGGCAAGTAACATTCAGTTCAGTGATAAAGTTAATAAGCCTTTTGTATGTCAGGATCCAGGCTGCAGTTACAGTGCTATGACAAAAGACGCGTTATTTAAACACTATGGCAAGATTCATCAGTACAGTGCAGAAATGATACTAGAAATTAAGAAGCATCAACTGAAGTATGCCCCATTCAAATGTGTTGTAGCTACCTGTCCAAAAACCTTCACAAGAAACTCTAATCTCCGAGCGCACTGTCAGCTTGTACATCATTTTACCACAGACGAGAtggtgaaattaaaaattaaaaggccTTATGGCAGAAGATCTCAAAATGAGCCTGTAAACACAGCCCCACGGCCTGTCGAAATCAAAACTTTGCATCCACTAACAATAGGAACCAAAACTGCAGCTCCATTGGTCAAAGAAGCTCAGACAAAGGAAGTCATAGAGCCTGTAATAGTCTTGGAAAAACTTTTACcagaaaatattcctgaaagACTGGAAAAACCACCCCAAGTGATTTCTGTTCTACCGGAGCAGCATAATGCAGTCTCTTTTGGTAGTACACAGGCAGAAGCCAAATTACACAAGGTTAGGAggttcaggaaggaaaaagacgACAGAAAACGTAGGAAGCCTGTACCAAAGTCTCTGGAGTTTCCCACTAGATACAGCCCTTACAGACCCTATCGATGTGTCCATCAGGGCTGCTTCGCAGCATTTACAATACAGCAAAACCTAATCCTTCATTACCAAGCTGTGCACAAATCGGACCTCCCAGCCTTCTCTGCTGAAGTGGAGGAGGAGAATGACCCAGGCAGAGAGGAACGTGATGAGGCGGAAACCAAACCTGTTGTCAGAGAGTTCAGGTGTGAGGTGAGCGACTGCTCTCGCATCTTCCAGGAAGTTACCGGCTTGATACAACATTACATGAAGCTTCATGACATGACCCCAGAGCAAATTGGAAACATGAAACCAGCTCCAGAAGTGAGAAGGTTTTCCTGTGATCAGTCTCAGTGTAAGTCCTCATTTACAGCGTATCTTAACTACGTTGTACATCTTGAGGCAGATCACGGCATTAAGATAAGGCCAAACAAAGTAGAAGATGACGGCGTATTCAGATGTGACTGTGAGGGCTGTGACCGTGTTTATGCTACTAGGTCTAACCTCTTAAGGCATATTTTTAACAAACATAATGACAGGCATAAAGATCATCTAATAAGACCCAGGAGACTGACACCAGATCAGGAAAACAACTCAAGCAAAGCAAATCAGGAGAAACCATTGAAGTCCAAAGAGAGACCACTAAAAAACAGATTGGGAAAAGAATGTAACAGGCTGTCggggaaaacaaaactaaagaaaaacctGAACTTGGACAACAAAAACTCAAAAGGAATTCAAGttgaagaaaatacaggttATTCACTGAAACGTGGCAAGCATGTGTATTCCATAAAGGCTAGAAATGATGCCTTGTTGGAATGTACGAGCAGGTTCATAACTCAGTATCCGTGTATGATAAAGGGATGTTCGTCTGTAGTTACAAGCGAAAGTAACATAATAAGGCATTATAAATGCCACAAGCTGTCCAAAGCATTTACTTCCCAGCACAGGAATCTTCTTATTGTATCTAAAAAGCTCTCTGTCTTGCCAGTAAAGGAAGACTCCTGTGAGCAAgaggagactgaaaaaaaaagtgatgtgaAAGAGCCTGAACCGAGTGTGATTGTGAGCAATAATGATTCAAGCACAACTACATTACcacaaaaggaaactgaaaaaggtgaaaaggacGAAGTGGATGAACTGACAGAACTATTCATTACTAAACTGATTAACGAGGACTGTTCAAGTGCTGAAAATCAAGCAAAAATTTCTTCCAGTGTAAATAGTGACTTGCCAGAGACCAACTCCTGCccctcagaaaagcaaaaaacaaacttaaaaagagcaaacaaagaaaaaaatgtatctcAGAGTAAGAGGAGGAAAGTTGAAAAACCTGAGGAAGTGCCACCTGCTGACGTGAGCAGCGCACACAGGGAGGAGGAGACTGCTGTAGCCATTCAAACGGCCGAAGAGCAACCTGCAGCTTTCGACTGGAGCTCCTTTAAGCCAATGGGGTTTGAAGCGTCATTTCTCAAATTCCTTGAAGAGTCTGCtgtgaagcaaaagaaaaccacagaaagagaCTGCCACAGTGCTGGAACCAAAAAAGGATCCCATTCAAATGCCCGAAAACACAACGAGAAGACCTCTGTAGCAAGTAGTAATGTCACTTGGTCATGTTCTGAAAATGAAACCCTCATACCGTTTGCCAACCCATCACAGCTTCCCTGCGGTGACAACGTAAAGATTGTTTTAGACAAGACTTTTGTAAGGATTGTTTTAGAGAAGACCTTTAAAGACTGCACTGAGCGCGTGCTGCGGCAGCTTCAGGAAATGAAACCTGTTGTCACTTTGAGAAAGACCGAAGGACATTGGGAGGATAATCCGGAGGTTTTAGCTGCAGAAGTAACTGTTAAGGGTCCCAAGGAAGGGGagtcaaaatactga